In one window of Candidatus Binatia bacterium DNA:
- a CDS encoding FHA domain-containing protein, translating into MYLLEVLSGPLDGKTWAFEREITIGRDDAKAEACLALDRYVSRRHARLQIAAGAIRLTDLRSRNGTRLDGKAVVGAVPLPVGVPFVVGRTMLRVTRT; encoded by the coding sequence ATGTACCTGCTCGAAGTGCTCAGCGGCCCACTCGACGGCAAAACGTGGGCGTTCGAGCGCGAGATCACGATCGGTCGCGACGATGCCAAGGCGGAGGCGTGCCTCGCCCTGGACCGCTACGTCTCGCGCCGGCACGCGCGGCTCCAGATCGCCGCCGGCGCGATCCGCCTCACCGATCTGCGCAGCCGCAACGGCACGCGCCTCGACGGCAAGGCCGTCGTCGGCGCCGTGCCGCTGCCGGTGGGGGTGCCGTTCGTCGTCGGCCGCACCATGCTCCGGGTAACGCGCACGTAA
- the panC gene encoding pantoate--beta-alanine ligase, whose protein sequence is METARTVTQARVLFDALPRPLGFVPTMGALHAGHLELVRRARQRSASVAASIFVNPMQFGPNEDLAAYPRDEAGDRAKLAAAGVDALFIPEAAAMYAPDFTSYVDVGPLGTILEGAVRPHHFRGVTTVMAKLLNIVAPDVLFLGQKDAQQAAILRKMIADLNFPVQLEIVPTVREHDGLAMSSRNRYLDAQRRADAPTLHRALLAVADALARGESKSEAIAAGAAALSPDAQLDYLEIVDPQTFALLERPRSPVLVLGAARFGSTRLIDNLLSE, encoded by the coding sequence ATGGAAACTGCTCGCACCGTGACGCAGGCGCGCGTGCTTTTCGATGCGCTGCCGCGTCCGCTTGGATTCGTGCCTACGATGGGCGCGCTGCATGCCGGTCACCTCGAGCTCGTGCGACGGGCGCGGCAGAGGTCGGCCTCCGTGGCGGCGTCCATCTTCGTCAACCCGATGCAGTTCGGCCCCAACGAGGATCTCGCGGCCTATCCGCGTGACGAAGCCGGCGATCGCGCCAAGCTCGCTGCCGCGGGGGTCGACGCTCTCTTCATTCCGGAGGCGGCGGCGATGTACGCCCCGGACTTCACGAGCTACGTCGACGTCGGTCCACTCGGAACGATTCTGGAAGGAGCGGTGCGCCCGCACCATTTTCGCGGCGTTACCACGGTCATGGCAAAACTGCTCAACATCGTCGCGCCCGACGTGCTGTTTCTCGGGCAGAAGGACGCGCAACAGGCGGCGATTCTGCGCAAGATGATCGCCGACCTGAACTTTCCGGTGCAGCTCGAGATCGTTCCGACGGTGCGCGAGCACGACGGCCTCGCGATGTCGAGCCGCAACCGGTATCTGGACGCGCAGCGGCGCGCGGACGCCCCGACGCTGCATCGCGCGCTGCTGGCCGTGGCCGACGCGCTGGCGCGCGGCGAATCGAAGTCCGAGGCGATCGCCGCGGGCGCCGCCGCGCTGAGCCCTGATGCGCAGCTCGACTATCTCGAGATCGTCGATCCGCAGACGTTCGCTCTGCTCGAGCGACCGCGCTCGCCCGTGCTCGTCCTGGGTGCCGCGCGCTTCGGCTCGACGCGGCTCATCGACAACTTGTTATCGGAATGA